TTCTGAAGTTCTATAAATAGGAATCAACTAGACATAAGCCAACACACCGAGTTACAAAAGAACTAAAATCAGATAGATTCACTAGTTCATCATCTCCCAAGTCTTATCAATCATGGCttcctgttcttcatcttcttcttggccATTCTTTTTCTTTGTTCTAGTATCATCATTGTGCATGTTTGGCATGAACATTAGTACAACATCTGCTCAGTTATCTTCCGATTTTTATGCGACTAGTTGCCCTAACCTCCTCCCTACCATCCAAGCTGCAGTAGTAAATGCAGTTTCAAATGAAGCCAGAATGGGAGCTTCTCTATTACGCCTTCATTTTCATGATTGTTTCGTTAATGCAAGTGCACGACAATAAACACTACTAATTTCAATTGATAATAAGTATCTGCCTACATATATATGCTACTAATTTCACTAGCTCATAACTATTGCTTAAAACTGATTACAGGGTTGTGATGCTTCCATTCTGTTGGACGACACATCAAGCTTCACTGGAGAGAAGACAGCAGGGCCAAATGCAAATTCAGTGAGAGGGTTTGATGTCATTGACACCATAAAGACTCAAGTCGAAAATCTCTGCCCCAAAACTGTTTCTTGTGCTGATATTCTTGCCGTTGCGGCTCGAGATTCTGTTGCTGCCGTAAGCCAACTTTGTATTAATGAAACCAATATATATCTTGTCCATTTGACTTTTTCTTACAATTAACAAAAAACATAATAAATAATCACGTACGATGACAATCAGAATATGTGTCTTTTTAGTTGGGTGGGCGTTCATGGGTTGTACAACTAGGAAGAAGAGATGCCAAGACTGCCAGTATGAGCGATGCTAACAGCAATCTCCCTGCTGCTACACTTGGTCTTAGTGGCTTGATTACCTCTTTCTCCAACAAAGGCTTTACTACCAAGGAAATGGTGATTCTCTCTGGTAAGTACATATGAGATTGTTTTTGTGAGATGAAGTTCTAGCTAGCTGTACATAATTCTGATGGCTCAGATCAAGTCACCTCAACTTAAGcaaatgtatttttcttttaaagtgtGAGTCAATATGCTTACACTTTTTTCTCTAATTTGTTCTATCAGGATCTCATTCTATTGGTCAAGCTAGATGCACAACTTTTCGATCACGAATCCATAATGAAACCAACATAGACACATCATTTGCGACATCATTGAAGTCTAGTTGTCCAACATCCGGAAATGACAATAACCTATCTCCTCTTGACTCTACTGCGGTAGTATTCGATAACACATATTTCAAGGACTTGGTAAGCAAGAAAGGACTTCTTCATTCTGATCAAGAACTCTTCAACGGAGGCTCAACAGATGCTCAGGTCACAACTTACAGCAACGACAACCCTACATTTTTGACGGATTTTGCTGTTGCCATGGTGAAGATGGGAAACCTTAGCCCTCTAACCGGTAGTAATGGAGAAATTAGAACCAATTGCAGGAAACTCAATTAAGCATTGCCTTAACTAGTCCTACATTATTATCATTTATTGATCAACAATGTTTCCGATAGGGGAATTATTATATTTTCctcgttatatatatatattgtaataATAAGTGAAACATTAATAAATTGAGTTGATTGTCATTACTATGTTTTTGCTTTCTTTGCGAAAAGGCTTGGAAAATTCTTAGGAGAATCAACCTCTCATATATACGGCTTTGCGACTTTAGGAAAGATAAGTTGGTCACTGATATACAAAGCAACCGTAAACGCATCTTAAGCCGGCTCAAAGTTCTTAGAGCTTGACTAGGTGCATACGGCCAGAGAGATATTCTTTGGACCAAGCTCTGGATACGTGCagagaaatgttttttttttgatcggcaaaGGAAAATAATAGATTAAAGACCTATAAGGAGTAGGAAAACAAGCTCAAGAGCTACAAATTGACAACCCAACAAAGGCAAAAGGAACAAGCTCTCGACAAAACCCAAAAAGACAGGCACAATAATTACATTAAGAACTAAAGTACTCCAATTGGTGATGATTGAATCAAGATTAATACCCTTCATTACTTCATCATTGCGAACCCAGCAGTAAGCTTGAATCTTCACCTGCTTAATGACCTCAGTCACATTAAAGTTAATGTTTTCGAAAACTAAAGTATTCCTGAACTTCCAAATGGTCCAGCAAATGGTAGCAGGTAAAAGAGGTCAGAGCTTCTTTCCAATGGGATGGATTATTCTACATCTCCAACTTTTAATTATCGAGTCTATGCAGTCCGGTAAAACCCAAAGAAGGCCAACTCCTGCCAGAAAATGATTCCAAACTTGGCTAGAAATCTcacagtgaaagagaagatgcgaAACCGATTCTCCCGCGGAACAACACAAGAGACAGCCGTTAACGAGAATCTTACGTCTCTTGTACAGAAAATCCATACTGACTAGCCTTTTGTGAAACACCAACCAAAGAAAAAAACCAACTTTGTGTGGCCATAGCCTAGACCATACACTTAAGTTTAAAGTTGCACCATGGTTTTGTTTCTCTAGCTCAACGTAACAAGTTTTGACAGTGAACTTACCAGACCTGTCGATATCCCATCTTAAAACATCATCTCCCGTACCATTGTAACAGTTATGAAGTAGAGAGATCAGAGCGCAAACTTCTTCAATTTGGATCGAAGAAAGTCTTCTATCTAAGCCTAAGTTCCAAGACCCACCATTGTTGACAGTTGCAGCACATTTGTTAACCGTCCAATTTTTTGTAGAAGCAATGGCATATAGATGGGGGAACTTGGTAGCCAAAGGATGATCACCCACCCAACGATCTTCCCAAAACAGAACCGACGTTCCTTCTCCTACCTTGATAGAGGAACTTGATTTGAAGACCTGAAGATGCTTGTAAATGTTTTTCCATACTCCACACCCTTGCGCCTGTTTTGGAGCTTTAGTTTCCCTATCAAAACCCGCGGAACCGTACTTGGAGACCATTCCTCTTCTCCAAAGAGCTTTTTTTCAGAATTGAAACGCCACCACCATTTACAAATCAAAGCTTTATTCATACTT
This portion of the Papaver somniferum cultivar HN1 chromosome 11, ASM357369v1, whole genome shotgun sequence genome encodes:
- the LOC113322424 gene encoding cationic peroxidase 1-like, whose protein sequence is MASCSSSSSWPFFFFVLVSSLCMFGMNISTTSAQLSSDFYATSCPNLLPTIQAAVVNAVSNEARMGASLLRLHFHDCFVNGCDASILLDDTSSFTGEKTAGPNANSVRGFDVIDTIKTQVENLCPKTVSCADILAVAARDSVAALGGRSWVVQLGRRDAKTASMSDANSNLPAATLGLSGLITSFSNKGFTTKEMVILSGSHSIGQARCTTFRSRIHNETNIDTSFATSLKSSCPTSGNDNNLSPLDSTAVVFDNTYFKDLVSKKGLLHSDQELFNGGSTDAQVTTYSNDNPTFLTDFAVAMVKMGNLSPLTGSNGEIRTNCRKLN